A single Xiphias gladius isolate SHS-SW01 ecotype Sanya breed wild chromosome 22, ASM1685928v1, whole genome shotgun sequence DNA region contains:
- the nrsn1 gene encoding neurensin-1: protein MTSCSEICGSEYGEQAQASGNYQQYGVRSYLHQFYEECTASIWERDEDFQIQRSPSRWSSLLWKVCLAFGALILFTGLIVVLVGYATPARIEAFGEDDLLFVDSHAVSFNRALDVCKLTGAVLFCVGGTSMAVGLLLSAFAKSYSKEELYLQQKFKERLADLHATVGTPIMRAPTPGEGKVPVTLSKVQNIQPATTKSET from the exons ATGACTTCATGCTCAGAGATCTGTGGGTCGGAGTATGGTGAGCAGGCTCAAGCCAGTGGGAACTACCAGCAGTATGGGGTCCGCTCCTACCTACACCAG TTTTATGAGGAGTGCACAGCTTCTATCTGGGAACGTGATGAAGATTTTCAGATTCAGAGATCGCCTAGCAGGTGGAGCTCTTTACTCTGGAAG GTCTGTCTCGCGTTTGGCGCCCTGATCTTGTTCACAGGCCTAATCGTTGTTTTGGTGGGTTATGCCACTCCGGCCAGGATCGAGGCATTTGGCGAGGATGATCTCCTTTTTGTTGACAG CCACGCTGTCAGTTTCAACCGCGCCCTGGATGTCTGTAAACTGACTGGTGCTGTGCTGTTCTGCGTGGGAGGAACTTCCATGGCTGTGGGCCTCCTGCTGTCTGCCTTTGCCAAAAGCTACTCCAAAGAAGAATTGTATCTGCAGCAGAAGTTTAAGGAGAGGCTGGCAGATCTGCACGCCACAGTTG GTACCCCCATAATGAGAGCACCCACCCCCGGAGAGGGAAAGGTGCCAGTCACACTTTCCAAGGTCCAGAACATCCAGCCAGCAACCACAAAGTCAGAAACCTGA